A DNA window from Abditibacteriota bacterium contains the following coding sequences:
- the eda gene encoding bifunctional 4-hydroxy-2-oxoglutarate aldolase/2-dehydro-3-deoxy-phosphogluconate aldolase, with translation MTITEQLTQTGIIPVIKLADPEDAVPLGEALLAGGVNTAEITFRAAGADKAIRLMSERWPEILVGAGTVLKTDQVSMAADAGARFIVSPGFNPKTAHAAIIRDLPVYPGVCTPTEIEAAMEYGLDTLKFFPAGAFGGVKTLKALSGPYSMVKFIPTGGVSPDNLAEYISCPATACVGGTYIATAELIKNKDWQRITELCRISVEIIGKCRQAK, from the coding sequence ATGACCATCACCGAACAACTGACTCAGACAGGCATCATACCTGTGATCAAATTGGCAGACCCCGAGGACGCTGTTCCTCTGGGAGAAGCCCTGCTGGCAGGCGGGGTCAACACCGCCGAGATCACCTTCAGGGCCGCCGGAGCCGACAAGGCCATACGGCTCATGTCCGAGCGCTGGCCCGAGATACTGGTGGGAGCCGGCACTGTGCTCAAGACCGATCAGGTGAGCATGGCCGCCGATGCGGGAGCCCGCTTCATAGTGTCGCCGGGCTTCAACCCCAAGACGGCCCACGCCGCCATTATCCGGGATCTGCCTGTATATCCCGGCGTATGCACCCCCACGGAGATAGAGGCGGCCATGGAATACGGCCTTGACACCCTGAAGTTTTTCCCCGCCGGAGCCTTCGGCGGAGTCAAGACCCTCAAGGCCCTGTCCGGCCCCTACTCCATGGTAAAGTTCATCCCCACGGGAGGCGTGTCCCCGGACAATCTGGCAGAATACATTTCCTGCCCCGCCACAGCCTGTGTGGGAGGCACCTACATCGCCACGGCGGAGCTGATCAAGAACAAGGACTGGCAGCGGATCACCGAGCTCTGCAGGATCAGCGTAGAGATCATCGGAAAGTGCAGGCAAGCAAAATGA
- the rpoC gene encoding DNA-directed RNA polymerase subunit beta', giving the protein MIDSTQFKLIKIGIASPEDVIEWARGPQNEVTKPETIQYSSFKPVPDGLFCERIFGPTKDYECHCKRYKKIKYKGQTCPNCQVDVTTSKVRRERMGYIKLLCPVSHIWYLKTVPSPISLLLDMQTKNLEHVLYYREYLVTHADTDQIEQLMPLINKAIDMFRDSVNAECEQDIEDLKEAYGDEADPEKLQDQIRAFEEFHTKKIHDLEKGREVLESKKERDVIESDDYGYFKKLRDQVNNRELMGDDAVDLYRFFRADIGAEAVKTLLKKLDLKGLRESIVREIQSSAGSGKQIKLIKRLEVIDSFLESGSRPEWMILENIPVIPPDLRPMVQLDGGRFATSDLNDLYRRVINRNNTLNKIITAKAPQIMVNHQKNLIQEAVDALIDNDRKQRKVNGSNGRALKSLSDMLKGKEGRFRKNLLGKRVDYSGRSVIVVGPSLKIYQCGLPKEMALELFKPFVMKEMVKRGLVSNIKLAKKSIDRMDPTVWDPLEEVISEHPVLLNRAPTLHRLGIQAFEPILVDGKAIQLHPLVCAAFNADFDGDQMAVHVPLSAAAQAEARTLMLASHNLFSPANGKPIVAPSQDVVLGCFYVTMRSNKWALKYADKDTYGEDGELVAGAGQTYVVKDGQNRKCRFFANPKDAMLCYETGNIDIHEPICVRMTLDGRTMLRVITAGRLIFNSILPDNMGYIGTPFVKGDLFEYDPGQRLALDSKDQQNVTEGKEPESNEKVAIGKKWCGSLITECHERNGHDVTVTFLDAMKALGYKYATKAGMSIAITDMDITSDRETILKDTEAEVNRINMNFNAGMVSAQVRRESVLQRWLNAQEDIGKSLIEGIEQFNQIAIITMSGARGSTKQISQLAGMRGLMSDPMGNAIEDMPVKSNFHEGLSVLEYFVSTHGARKGLADTALRTADAGYLTRRLVDVAQDVIIREDDCHTDQGISVKPLFDDEGNIIEEMEERIKGRTALRNIGDPNLYTVDENVYMFLEPVLETKKRAVDDPEKAIEAELERLTEEINGQTWTSPEDKQEALAQAEEEAKKAGYTLTDQWSTRDSEPVYIRESRLAEWFAASDKFDWSDGKVVFRETGEVVPDGCLTLQTEAGGIDPEKAIAVRDEIISDAKAKEIDRLYTQLKEKHEEDPNVIVPVIMVRSPFTCKSTMGVCAKCYGRDLSLKIPVEVGTAVGIIAAQSIGEPGTQLTMRTFHGGGVAGKYLTGVANVKKKKQETLRIIHSDSASGILKFDESGKDTKDKNKQVQNLMKVLEDQVHGLLRVQELFEARRPKGQAIVADVDGTVIEANQGETNQVTIRSRQKICTRPDAANPEKTVFDKEKMQSVLGKRLGADLVKPEVIADLWNKGWKIDVKKTGAESLTVRDDFEGKPIKKSAAENKYKKGVVWDCKNDSGTVNEKILNKALENGIDEIYVDFNYLVPHRGNLMVREGQEIEHRGHRITEGPLDPHKILELEGENGLMSYVVDEIQKVYKSQGVDINDKHVEVIVRQMLRKVKVTDPGSTDLKKEQLVDKAILEIKNKAAIREEKEPAGFVPVLKGITDASLATESFLSAASFQKTTRILTTAAVKNKKDHLIGIKENVIIGRLIPAGTGLRKFRDLKLYDKEGNILSLRRRNYAPETDNTPLERFVWTKAAKDTMAALGCVTVSDLYARINEIRGKGANIEKEIFSQLTDIIKECSGNSNFRLDFRKISAAAELTDEEAGGMSLNDEDEDMGGMTDSFVDAVTADGSDFALGAGEADASDFDEDNIKSIEQIELEEENDLMSADADEEEDFDEEEFDADAEEEENDDAFIAEDDSPDSFED; this is encoded by the coding sequence ATGATAGACTCTACTCAATTCAAACTTATCAAAATAGGCATCGCATCCCCGGAAGACGTGATAGAGTGGGCCCGTGGTCCCCAGAACGAGGTGACCAAGCCCGAGACTATCCAGTATTCCAGCTTCAAGCCTGTTCCGGACGGGCTGTTTTGCGAGAGGATATTCGGGCCTACCAAGGACTACGAATGCCATTGTAAGCGTTATAAGAAGATAAAATACAAGGGACAGACCTGCCCCAACTGTCAGGTGGACGTCACCACCAGCAAGGTCCGCCGCGAGAGGATGGGCTACATCAAGCTGCTCTGCCCCGTGTCTCACATATGGTACCTGAAGACCGTGCCCAGCCCCATCAGCCTGCTGTTGGACATGCAGACCAAGAATCTGGAGCACGTGCTCTATTACAGGGAATACCTGGTCACCCACGCTGACACCGACCAGATAGAACAGCTGATGCCCCTGATCAACAAGGCCATCGACATGTTCCGCGACAGCGTCAATGCAGAGTGCGAGCAGGATATAGAGGACCTGAAGGAAGCCTACGGCGACGAGGCCGATCCCGAGAAGCTGCAGGATCAGATCAGGGCCTTCGAGGAGTTTCACACCAAGAAGATCCACGATCTGGAAAAGGGCAGAGAAGTCCTGGAATCCAAGAAAGAAAGAGACGTCATAGAGAGCGACGATTACGGCTACTTCAAGAAGCTGCGCGATCAGGTCAACAACCGGGAGCTCATGGGCGACGACGCCGTGGATCTCTACAGATTTTTCCGCGCCGACATAGGCGCCGAAGCGGTGAAGACCCTGCTCAAAAAGCTGGATCTGAAGGGGCTGAGAGAGTCCATCGTCAGAGAGATACAGTCCTCCGCCGGCTCCGGCAAGCAGATCAAACTCATCAAGCGGCTGGAGGTCATAGACAGCTTTCTGGAATCAGGCTCCAGGCCCGAGTGGATGATACTGGAAAACATCCCGGTGATCCCGCCCGACCTCAGGCCCATGGTCCAGCTGGACGGCGGCAGATTCGCCACCTCCGACCTGAACGACCTGTACAGGAGAGTCATCAACCGCAACAACACTCTCAACAAGATCATCACGGCCAAGGCGCCCCAGATCATGGTCAACCACCAGAAGAACCTCATACAGGAGGCTGTGGACGCCCTGATAGACAACGACAGAAAGCAGCGCAAGGTCAACGGCTCCAACGGCAGGGCCCTGAAGTCCCTGTCCGACATGCTCAAGGGCAAGGAAGGCCGGTTCAGAAAGAACCTGCTGGGCAAGAGAGTCGACTATTCCGGACGCTCCGTGATCGTTGTCGGCCCTTCCCTGAAGATATATCAGTGCGGCCTGCCCAAGGAAATGGCTCTGGAGCTCTTCAAGCCCTTTGTCATGAAGGAGATGGTCAAGAGAGGCCTGGTCTCCAACATCAAGCTGGCCAAGAAGTCCATCGACAGGATGGACCCCACCGTGTGGGATCCCCTGGAAGAGGTCATCAGCGAGCATCCCGTGCTGCTGAACAGGGCCCCCACCCTGCACAGACTGGGCATACAGGCCTTTGAGCCCATTCTTGTGGACGGCAAGGCCATCCAGCTGCATCCGCTGGTGTGCGCCGCCTTCAACGCCGACTTTGACGGCGACCAGATGGCAGTCCACGTGCCTCTGTCCGCAGCCGCCCAGGCCGAAGCCCGGACTCTGATGCTGGCCAGCCACAACCTGTTCTCGCCGGCCAACGGCAAGCCCATCGTGGCTCCTTCTCAGGACGTGGTCCTGGGCTGCTTCTACGTGACCATGCGCAGCAACAAGTGGGCCCTCAAATACGCCGACAAGGACACCTACGGCGAAGACGGAGAGCTGGTGGCAGGAGCCGGACAGACCTACGTAGTGAAGGACGGGCAAAACAGGAAGTGCCGCTTCTTTGCCAATCCCAAGGACGCCATGCTCTGCTACGAGACAGGCAACATCGACATACACGAGCCCATCTGCGTGCGTATGACTCTGGACGGCAGGACCATGCTGAGAGTCATCACCGCCGGCCGCCTCATATTCAACAGCATACTGCCGGACAATATGGGGTATATAGGCACGCCTTTCGTCAAGGGCGACCTGTTTGAATACGACCCGGGCCAGAGGCTGGCTCTTGACAGCAAGGACCAGCAAAACGTCACCGAGGGCAAGGAGCCCGAATCCAACGAAAAGGTGGCCATAGGCAAAAAATGGTGCGGCAGCCTCATCACCGAATGCCACGAGCGCAACGGCCATGACGTCACCGTCACCTTCCTGGACGCCATGAAGGCCCTGGGCTACAAATATGCCACCAAGGCCGGCATGAGCATAGCCATCACCGACATGGATATCACCTCCGACAGAGAGACCATCCTGAAGGACACGGAGGCGGAGGTCAACCGCATCAACATGAACTTCAATGCAGGTATGGTGTCCGCCCAGGTCAGAAGAGAGAGCGTGCTCCAGAGATGGCTGAACGCTCAGGAGGACATAGGCAAGTCCCTGATCGAAGGCATCGAGCAATTCAACCAGATAGCCATCATCACCATGTCCGGAGCCCGCGGCTCCACCAAGCAGATATCCCAGCTGGCCGGTATGCGCGGACTCATGTCCGACCCTATGGGCAACGCCATTGAGGACATGCCCGTCAAGAGCAACTTCCACGAAGGACTCTCGGTACTGGAATACTTCGTCTCCACCCACGGCGCCAGAAAGGGTCTGGCCGACACCGCTCTGCGAACGGCCGACGCCGGCTATCTGACCCGCCGTCTGGTGGACGTGGCCCAGGATGTGATCATCCGCGAGGATGACTGTCACACCGACCAGGGCATCTCGGTGAAGCCCCTCTTTGACGACGAAGGCAACATCATCGAAGAGATGGAGGAGCGCATCAAGGGACGCACCGCCCTCCGCAACATAGGCGACCCCAACTTATACACCGTGGACGAAAATGTGTATATGTTCCTGGAGCCTGTGCTGGAGACCAAAAAGCGGGCGGTGGACGACCCCGAAAAGGCCATCGAAGCCGAGCTGGAGCGCCTGACCGAGGAGATCAACGGCCAGACCTGGACTTCTCCCGAGGACAAGCAGGAAGCCCTGGCTCAGGCGGAGGAAGAGGCCAAAAAGGCCGGCTACACCCTGACAGATCAGTGGTCCACCCGGGATTCGGAGCCTGTCTATATCAGAGAGAGCCGGCTGGCAGAATGGTTTGCCGCCTCGGACAAGTTTGATTGGTCCGACGGCAAGGTGGTCTTCAGGGAGACCGGCGAAGTCGTACCCGACGGCTGCCTGACCCTGCAGACCGAAGCGGGAGGCATAGATCCCGAAAAGGCCATAGCCGTCAGAGATGAGATCATCAGCGACGCCAAGGCCAAGGAGATCGACAGACTCTACACCCAACTGAAGGAAAAGCACGAAGAAGACCCGAACGTCATAGTCCCGGTCATCATGGTCCGCTCTCCCTTTACCTGCAAGTCCACCATGGGCGTCTGCGCCAAGTGCTACGGCAGAGACCTGTCCCTGAAGATACCGGTAGAGGTGGGCACTGCGGTAGGTATCATTGCCGCCCAGTCCATCGGCGAGCCCGGCACCCAGCTGACCATGAGGACCTTCCACGGCGGCGGCGTGGCCGGCAAGTATCTGACCGGCGTAGCCAACGTGAAGAAAAAGAAGCAGGAGACCCTGCGGATCATCCACAGCGACTCCGCCAGCGGTATATTGAAGTTCGACGAGTCCGGCAAGGACACCAAGGACAAGAACAAGCAGGTCCAGAACCTGATGAAGGTGCTGGAGGACCAGGTCCACGGCCTGCTGCGCGTCCAGGAGCTCTTTGAGGCCAGAAGGCCCAAAGGCCAGGCCATCGTGGCAGACGTTGACGGCACGGTCATAGAGGCCAACCAGGGCGAGACCAACCAAGTGACCATCAGATCCAGACAAAAGATCTGCACACGCCCCGACGCCGCCAATCCCGAAAAGACGGTCTTTGACAAGGAAAAGATGCAGTCTGTCCTGGGCAAGAGACTGGGCGCCGATCTGGTGAAGCCCGAAGTGATAGCGGACCTGTGGAACAAGGGCTGGAAGATCGACGTAAAGAAAACCGGCGCAGAGAGTCTCACTGTAAGAGACGACTTTGAAGGCAAGCCGATCAAGAAGTCCGCAGCCGAGAACAAATACAAGAAAGGAGTTGTCTGGGACTGCAAGAATGACAGCGGCACCGTCAACGAAAAGATCCTTAACAAGGCTTTGGAAAACGGAATAGACGAAATATACGTGGACTTCAATTATCTGGTCCCCCACAGAGGCAATCTGATGGTCAGGGAAGGTCAGGAGATCGAGCACAGGGGCCACAGGATCACCGAGGGCCCTCTGGATCCCCACAAGATACTGGAGCTGGAAGGCGAGAACGGCCTCATGAGCTACGTGGTTGACGAGATACAGAAGGTGTACAAGAGCCAGGGTGTTGACATCAACGACAAGCACGTGGAGGTCATAGTCCGCCAGATGCTCAGAAAGGTCAAGGTCACCGATCCCGGCTCCACCGATCTGAAGAAAGAACAGCTGGTGGACAAGGCCATACTGGAGATCAAGAACAAGGCTGCCATCAGGGAAGAAAAAGAGCCTGCAGGGTTCGTCCCGGTGCTGAAGGGCATCACCGACGCCTCTCTGGCCACGGAGAGCTTCCTGTCGGCTGCCTCCTTCCAGAAGACCACCCGCATCCTCACCACGGCTGCGGTGAAGAACAAGAAGGACCATCTCATCGGTATCAAGGAGAACGTCATCATCGGGCGTCTCATCCCCGCCGGCACGGGCCTCAGAAAGTTCAGAGATCTGAAGCTCTACGACAAGGAGGGCAATATCCTCAGTCTGCGCCGCAGGAACTACGCTCCCGAGACGGACAACACTCCTCTGGAACGCTTTGTCTGGACCAAGGCGGCCAAGGATACCATGGCAGCCCTGGGCTGCGTCACTGTCAGCGACCTCTACGCCAGGATCAACGAGATCCGGGGCAAGGGCGCCAATATAGAAAAAGAGATCTTCAGCCAGCTGACCGACATCATCAAGGAATGCTCGGGCAACTCCAACTTCAGGCTGGACTTCCGCAAGATATCCGCTGCGGCTGAGCTGACCGACGAAGAAGCGGGCGGCATGTCCCTGAATGACGAAGACGAAGATATGGGCGGAATGACAGACTCCTTCGTGGATGCTGTCACTGCCGACGGCAGCGATTTCGCTCTGGGGGCCGGAGAGGCCGACGCGTCGGACTTTGACGAAGACAACATCAAATCCATCGAGCAGATAGAGCTGGAGGAGGAGAATGACCTCATGTCCGCCGATGCGGATGAAGAAGAGGACTTCGACGAAGAGGAATTCGATGCTGATGCCGAGGAGGAGGAGAACGACGACGCATTCATTGCGGAGGACGATTCCCCCGACAGCTTCGAGGACTGA